The stretch of DNA ATCGGGGTCTCCAGGTCCCACAGAGGAGGGTCCCTTGGCCCGCAGACTGACACTGGTCCCACCGCCTTCATCTCCTTGGGAGCAGACTCGGGCACTGACTGTGCGCAGGGAAACAGGGTGTTGGGAAAGCCTGATCCCGGCCCGGAGGCGGCCCTGGAGCCAGGAGAGCGTCGAGGGGAAGCCCGGCCCCTCCCAGCCCAGGTGGTCAGTGGGGGCTCCGTGAGCCCTCAggactcccccacccctgggacaTTCCCTCTGGGGGACAGTTGGGTCCTTGGACAGAGCAGGCCCTGAAGAGACACGTCCACACACACACGTACTCTTACCTGGGTCAATGGTCACTTCTACTGGGTTCCCCAGGTCAGTTCCAGTTCTCTCAATCCCACACCAGTAAGTGTCTGAATCGTCCAGCCTGAGCTCCTCCATGGTCACGGTGAACGAGCGGTCTTTCCAGTTGTCCCTGATGGACACCCGGCCCTTCTTCACCTCCTTCTCTGATCCAGTGGTTTTAATAACGAAGGGACAGTTGTTCCAGGCAGCCCCCCGGCACCACCACTTCACGTAGTGCTCATACCCAGGGTCGTATCGACACCGCACAGTCAGTGAGCCCTGCTCCACACCTCTCACTGCTCTGGGACCCGAGATGGCAGATGAGCCTGGAAACACAAATCCAGGTACCTGTCACCTCCCGCCCTGGGGGCAGGGCCACAGCCTCCTGCACTGTGAATAATTCAACCAGACCCAAGGGCCTCCTGAGCAGAGTAACAGTCAAGGAAAACAGATCAAGACAGACTTTTTGTCCTTCAAAATTCTAGCCAAAGTCaccaagaaaatcccatgaaagCAGAACTACAGAtctcaatgaaacaaaaacattgaCACAGAGCAAGAGTACCTTCCTATAATTAACCCCTCTTCCCctgtctggtgggctgccatctatggggtcgcacagagtcggacacgactgaagcaacttagcagcagcagcagcagcccctgtcTGTAGCCAGTAAGTCTTTCCATTTCCAGCAACGTCCGTTTGCAGCCATCCCTGTGTTATTCTGGTCTGATGGGGAGGAAAGAGCAAAGGACCTATTTGCACAGAAGATGACTCTGTACTGTCGATCTCAGGAGTCCCAGGGGAAACATCCCCATCACCCAGCTCTGGAGAAACTGTTCCTAATGGTTCTAATTATGTCTACTGCTTCTGTAGTAAACCAGACtggtaggaaagtgaaaaagtaaaagtgaagtcgttctgtcctgtccaactctttgcaaccccatggactgtagcctaccaggatcctccatccgaTCAGTTTCCCAGTGCTCTGGAATTTTTATTACCCAGATCCCATTTCTTCCCACTGAATTGCTTTGGCTGCTTTGTCAAAAAGCAAATATGTGAGTTCTTTATGGATGttccattctgttccattgatctatccttatgaagttccaatactctggccccttgatgtgaagagctaccTCAttagaaaacactctgatgcggggaaagtttgaaggcaaacaGAGAAGGTATCAGCataggttagatagcatcaccaactcaatggacatgaatttgagtgaattccaggagatggtggaggaccaaggagcctggtgtgctgcagtccatggggtcacaaagagttggacacgatttagccactgaacaacaacaacagcaatgcgAATCCATACTGTCGTGAACACTACAGCCCTGCGGGAAGGCAAGTATTATagagaaaagcagaagcattttctgatatatatgattttcttgctctttcttctgtttcctcctctttgaAAGATTGGAGATACAGGGAAATATTTCTTTACTGTAAGGAAACAACACGTCAAGCGCCATGAAGCACGGCAGCCGTCACTAGCACTCCGTGTCCGAAGCTGGGAAGTGGTGAGGAGCTCGCAGTCTGGAGAGCAGACGCccctgggtggggttgggggcaaCTTGTCCCATTGTCCTCATGCAAGAAGCAGGCGATGGGATTTCAGATCTTTATACTTTTGAGGAGTAGCTCAAATCTGGGTGAAATCTCTCTTTGAAACACCAGCTTAAATAGAAACAATAGCAATCTAGCCTGGGCCTCCCAGACCCATCTGCTGGCAGACCAGTTGTGTTCTGCTTAGGGATATTTTAGAGCACTAAATGCATGTATTAGAAAAGTAAAGAGGACTTGAATAtatcaaacatttatttaagaagttaaaacaaaacacagaaggaggagtagaaagaaagaaaaaactagaagaaaggaaataatgaaggtAATAAAAATTAACGAAgtagagaggcttccctggtggctcagtggtaaagaatctgcctgccaaagcaggggacccaggttcgatccctgaccacATGCCACATGGTCAACACACATTTGATTTTCTAAAAACTCTTAGCAAATTAAGAGTAGAACTTCCTATATCTGATGAAGATTATCGAGTAAAAGCCTCAGCAAATACCGCAATGATTGTGAGATATTGGTGTATACTTTATAATCGTCAACCTGGACACTGATTCTGTACCCACTTTTCTGTATGTGTTATCCATCTGTACATgttattttctgaaattctgaCCAACGAAGTGagacacagaaaaatataaaatatatcattttgagggaaaataataacatttagggaaaatatttaaatcttcaatttaaaaggattttcatttttaatggaatTCAGTAGAGTGGCTAAAAAcacaataaatgtattaaaaatcagtGGCTTTCCTGTAAACCACTTACAAGtaattggaaaacaaaatggaaaagtgGTCATTTACAATAGCAATAACAGTGTACTAAACACCAAGGAATAGCTTGAACAGAAAGAATTAGGACTTATAGAAAAAATCATACACAAACACTTTGAAATTTTCTTGACTGACATAAAGGTTTACGCATAAAAGAGCTATATTATAATTCTGAATGAAAATGCTACATATTGCaaaaattttcttccttcccaaatACATTTAAAGATTTAACTCAAAAACCCCCAGAACATTTTTAGaacatgtacatttttttctgataatctCTGTCTATGCATAGGtgtagtatatatgtgtgtgtgtgtatatatgtctatgcatgcatgtgtaataaatattatatgtaatgTATGCTAGAGGTTATCTGAATAAATGAAGAGACAAGAATTTTTAACATCTGAAAGTTGAGCAATGAGTAAGGACTTGTCTGCCAAATATTAAAATGGTACCAGGCCTAATAAAGAAGCCAGCTTGGAAATCTAACAAAACTAGGTGAGCACCTCAATCGAACACAGTTAAGAGCCTAAAATCAGATGTagtctatttaagaattttatatgCCATAGAAAACTATGgcgaaagtgaagaaaaattaaagaatctcttgatgagggtgaaagagtagagtgaaaaggctggcttaaaacaacattcaaaaaactaagatcatgacatccggtcccatcatttcatggcaagtagatggggaaacagtgaaatcagtggcagatcttattttcttgggctccaaaatactgcagacagtgactgcagccacaaagttaaaagatgcttgctccttgaaagaaaagctttgacagtgtattaaaaagcagagacatcactttgctgacaaaggtccagatagtcaaagctatggcttttccagtagtcatgtacagatgggagagttggacctttaagaaggctgagtgccaaagaattgatgcttttgaattttggtgctggagaagactcttgagagtcccttggatagcaagaagatcaaaccagtcaatcctaaaggaaatcagtcctgaatattcattggaaggactgatgctgaggcttcgatacttggaccacctgatgcaaagagcagactcattgtaaaagaccctgatgctgggaaagattgaaggcaggaggagagggggatggcagaggatgagatagttggatagcatcatcgacacaatggacatgagtctgagcaaactccaggacagagtgaaggacagggaagcctgggcatgctgcagtccatggggtcgcagagtcggacacgactgagcaactaaacagaaacaatataGAAAACTAAAACAGGGAAAACTAAAACGGTAAACAGGAAAGGGAAGGGTGAGGGCATAACCCTCTCCTGCAGCCTCTCGGTGCACTCCATTAGGTAAATACAGAGAGATTAAGGAGGtcagcctgttgatgaaagtgaaagaggagagtgaaaaagttggcttaaagctcaacattcagaaaacgaagatcatggcatctgttcccatcacttaatggaaaataaatggggaaacagtggaaacagtgtcagactttattttgggggggggctccaaaaatcactgcagatggtgactgcagccatgaaattaaaagacgcttactcctgggaaggaaagttatgaccaacctagacagcatattcaaaagcagagatattactttgccaacaaagtccatctagtcaaggctatggtttttccagtggtcatgtatggatgtgagatttggactgtgaagaaagctgagcgctgaaggattgatgcttttgaactgtggtgttggagaagactcttgagagtcccttggactgcaaggagatccaaccagtccattctaaaggagatcagtcctgggtgttctttggaaggaatgatgctaaagctgaaactccaatactttggccacctcatgcgaagagttgactcattggaaaagactctgatgctgggagggattgggggcagaaggaaaaggggacgacagaggatgagatggctggatggcatcaccgactcgatggacgtgagttggagtgaactccgggagttggtgatggacagggaggcctggcgtgctgcgattcatgtgaccgctaagagtcagacacaactgagcgactgaactgaactgaactgaactgaaggaggtcAGCATAAAacaggaaagcatttttaaaactggaagaaaatagaaatgaatatttataaaatttctagaTGACAGAGAGCAGTTTCGAAAATTAAAATTAACGAACGACAGAAACAAAGAGTCGGTAGGGAATCTGACTACATGCAAAGACAGCACTTGGACATAGCaattaaaaaagactgaaaagacaAAGAACAGACTGAGAGAAGTATTTAGAACAACTAACATAGAAAAGGATTAAtagcatttctctcttttttaagatttttttatgtggaccatttttaaagtctttattgcatttgttacaatattgcttctgttttatgttttgactttttgaCCAAGGGGCatgctccccagccagggatcgaatctgcactTGCTGCCTTGGAagtcagtcttaaccactgggcccccagggaagaTACTATTCCCAATAGTGTCTCTCTTGATTAAGAACGtacagaagaaaaacatttaagaCTCCATTTGGAAAACTGATGAGACATAAGAGGCAAGTCACAAAGAAGAAATTCAGTGGCTAATAAAATTCAAGTGTTCAATTTAAACAACGCAACAAACAAGAAATGTGGAAGACAACACCGCTTGTCGTATATCGATTCAACCAAGTGTTGATGACTCACGTTTTGCTGACCAAGGCCAGGTGGTCCAGGCACTAGGAAAAGATGCTGGAAGGAAGGTAACTGGTTCAAACACACAGAAAGCCATAAGGCATGTGTCAAACACAGGCATGCCCTTTGGTCCAGTAATGATACTTCTAGGATTTAGTCCTCAGGAAACAATCAGAGAGGCACACAAAAAGGATGTGCACAAAGAATCATTACATAGTtagcaaaaataaaggaaacaaaacccACTTCCATCAATTGGGGAAATACGtacataatgaaataatgcaaacACTGATAATGAggcttagaaatatttttaattatgtggAAAATTCTCATATGAAGTGAAAATTagggttttttaaaatcatatacagTATAATatcaattaactttttaaaatgcataaaaaagaTCAAAAATAAGCTAGAATGTTAACAACTGGTTGCCTTGAGCATGAAGACAGACatgaggttttttatttttcctaattcttcatttttttctgtacttcacttttttttttttcctgtacttttCCAAATATCAATAATAAGAACTTATTACTTTCAAAAtcatagaaaaacaaatgtctgGACAGGGCTGTTTAATAGTGTGGTGGGCCGAGTAACAGCCCCTAAAGATGTCCTAACCTCCAAAACCTGTGAACACAATCAGCCTTACATGGCAAAAAAGGTCTGTGCAGATATGATTGAATTAAGGAAAGTCCTTatcagagggaggcaggagagtcagGGTCAGAGAAGGAGAGATAACCATGGAGCTGGGGCTGCGGTGATGTAGGGCCACATCCCAAGGAGATCGGGCAGCTTCTGGAAGTTAGAAGAGTCAAGGGGTTGAATTCTCCCCCTAGAGCCACCAGGAGAAATGTTGTCCTGTTGACTCATTTTAGACTTCTGATCTCTAGACTGTAATATAAATTTGCATTCTTCTAATCCCCTATGTTTGTGGTTGTTTGTCCCAGAGCCCTAGGACTCTAACATAGACGGCCACCTCATCTTTAGTTGCCACGACTCTAATGGCTTGTAGAGCGTTtagttttgggcttccttggtagcgcagtggtaaagaacccgccttccaatgcaggagacgtgggttcaattcctgggtcaggaagatcctctggagtaggaaatggcaacctgctccagtatcctagcctgcagaattccatggacagaggagtctggtgggctacagtccatggggtcccagagagtcagacacaactgagagactgagcatgcccGCACTGACCCTTGAACCATCTGTCCACTCCCTTCTCAGACCCCTCTTCGGGGTGCCCACTCCCCATCAACCTtggcagagcactggctctgctTTGGGGAACCGTCCTGGCCCAGAGGCAGCCCGGAGCTCCAAGACGCAGGACCTTCCCTGGGCATGGCTACTCACAGCCTGGATGATGGAGAATAATCCTAGATCAGGTGGAAAGTGAGCCACAGGAGGGAGGTGACTGACTCAGTGTCAGTCAGCAACAGGCGGGACTAGAGCCTGCCTCCAGCTCAACAGGGGACATCAGCTAGTCTCCGCTCTGGGTCAACACATCTGGGGTCTGGCCCACCTCTGCCACCACTTACGGTGAGGCCAAGTGGGACAAGGCAGctaatttttctctgaaaaaaaagtttattattgctgcttagtcgctaagccgtgtccaacatttttgcgaccccatggactgtagcccaataggctccttggtccatgggatttcccaggcaagaatattgcagtgggttgccatttccttctccaggggatcttcccgactcaggaatccaacctgcgtctcctgcattggcaggcagattctttatcactgagccacaaaaGAGAGTTATTAAAAGTCTTGCTTCTCACAGAAAATGAATTGCTATAAAGCCCCGTGGAAAGTTCTGGGTTGTTTTCTGCGTACTTTTGCAACAGTGAGCTCTCGAGAAGAAGGAAGCAGTGTTGGTTAAATGTGTTGCTTGTGATCGGAAGTCCTATGGTTAAGGCTGATCACAGGTTGGCCCCAAGGTCCACGCTGGCGACTAGGTTCTTATCAGCACACAGCTGTGCCGGTTCTGCTTCAGACAAACATTCCTGCTCTGTCCTAATCCCTCCCAAACCGTGGACATACACGCAGGCACTACTCTCACATCTGCTAGCCATCAAGTTCCCCTGTTCCAGATGTCAGGGGGAAGAACAAAACCCTCTATGTGCCTTCCCCACCTTGCTTGTCAATTTGTCCCCTAACTTCTCACCCCAGATCTACCTCCTCTGTTTCCACACCGAAACTCAAGGCTGAGCATCCACAAGCCATCTCCAGCCGCCCACGAGCCACACGTCTCTCTCCTCCTCTAAGACCTTTTCCCCTAACAGATAAAAGCAACCTCCccaccagtggctcagtgggtaaagaatcagcctgtaacgcaggagacagaggacgtgggttcaatccctgggtcaggaagatcccttggaggaaaaaatggcaacccgctccagtattcttgcctggagaattccctggacagaggagcctggtgggctacagtccatggggtcgcaaagagcacaCAGCAGAGAACCTCCCAATCAGCCCCAACAGGAGCATATGGGGCCTTAACAAAGGCCTTCTGTTCCTCAGACGTACAAAGGTCAAGCTCATTTCCATATGAGAGCCTTGCTGTCCCCTGTGCCTGAGAAACTTCCTCCATCTGAAGTACCTGCTCCTTCTTGTCCTCCAGGTCTCAGCGAAGGTGGCTCCCCTCAGAGGGCTCCTTCTAAGCCCACCCCATCGAAagcactccccccgccccctgaATCGGGGCATGGCGCTTAGCTTTGCTCACAGCATGCATCGTTTTCATTTCTACGCCCAATGGACTGAATGATCAAAGCAGACCATGGGAGACAGTCACAGGTCACCAAGGGCTGTCCAGGTGTCGTGCCTTCTGGAGCCTCAGATCCAAAGGTGACCACAGAAAGTTTTCTCAGGAGACCATAACTGCTCCTAActcttctctctgctctttgattattttcttattgagatataattcacacatcACACAATTCACTGTCTTAAGTTGTACAGTTCAGCGGTTTTGTGAGATGCTCACGAAGCTGTACAAACatcaccactaattccagaacGTAGTCATCTAAGAGAGAGGGGTCTCTCTCAGAGACCCCGTATGAAGGAGTCCCTCCCCCTGACtcactccccagcccctggggacGACTAATCTGTCTCTATGAAGTTACATATTCTAAACATTTCGTATGCATGGAATACAACATACACCCTTTTGTgtttggattctttaccaagcttAACGTTTTCCAGATTTATCCAGATTGTAGCGTGTCGGTACCTCCTTCATTTTTATGACTAGTGTACCATGGTATGAGTACACCAAGTTTTAATTTATCCATCCATCGGTTGACAAGCACTTAGACTGTTTCCGCTATTTACCTCCCATGAACTACGTTGCCGTGAACATTTGCATACACATTTTTTACATGAACGTATGTCCTTCAttctcttggatatatacctaggagtggaattgctggctcaTGTGGTAACCACATGTTTAATATTTTCATGAATGtcaaattgctttccaaagtggctgcaccatttcacaATCCCATGAGCAATGTCCTCTCCAGGTAATGTTAACAGCCTCAATTGTTTGATTCTATAAAGTAGAAGGACAAAGattcggggggtggggtgggatgggcatTATAGCAATCGCTGTTCCCTGTCCATTAgatgcattcactcattcaaccaaTACTCACTATTTGTCTCAACTGCACCTGCCGTGGTTGTAGGCACAAAAATCCTGGCCCTCCTGAAGTTTATATTCTATCAAagtgagggaagggagaggataaAGCATGGAGAAACATAATGCAAGggaattgctttttctttttcttcttctttttggccacaccgcgtggcatgtggaacttccccaaccaggagtcAAACacaagccccctgcagtggaagtgcaaaatcttaaccactggaccatcagggaagtccagagaatGGCTATTTTCATTAGGGTCATCAATGATGGCTTCAATGAGAAGCAAAGATGGGAAGGAAGTGAGGACTGGAGCCTTGGCTCTCTGAAGAAGAGCACTGTGCAGACTGAACATCAAGGGCCGAGGGCCTGTGGTGGGACCATGCCTGGCATGGTCAAAGAACATCGAAGAGGCTGGGATGGCTGGCGTGGGTTGAGCCAGAGGGAGCAGAGTGCAAGAGGAGACCGGGAGATGGTGTGGAGGGAGACCCAGATGGTACCACCTGGTAGCCTCTGTAAGGACTTTGGATTTGTACTCTAGGATGGAGGTCATTGGACAGTTTTGACCAGAGAAGAGACAGGATCTGGCTTACATTTCAAAGGCTCACTATGAGATATGAGAGAAGTGATGGATGCCCCTGGGGTTCTGCCTGAGCACCTGAAAAGATGGAGTTGCCAAACACAAAGATGGGAGAGAAAGGAATTTGACGGAGGAGATGTGGTCAGGCCACGTTTGAAATGTCaacatctgggacttccctggcggtccagtggttgaggttCTGCGGGGACCCAGGTTccttccctggtccaggaactgagaCCCCACAGCTCAGGgcgtggacaaaaaaaaaaaaagaagaagtgtcAACATCTGAGTGAAGAAGTCGAATGGAGAGCTGGATAGAAGATTCTTGAGCACAGGGAGATGTCCAGGCTAGGGATACAAAAACAGGAGCCATCTCAGAGAGGAGGTGAGATCAACAAGAGGCTGATTCTAGAGACAGAAGGTGCTCAGACACTGAGCTCTGCAGTCCCCCAACCTGTCCAAGCCAAGAAGACCCCCTTGACTTTTAATCACAATGagatccatgggacttccctggatgtccagtggttaagactcacgCTTCTAACAAGTCTTAACCATGGGATCAATCCTAGGTTGGGTGACTAAGATCCCTTGTCctgcgtggcatggccaaaaaaacaaaaaggtctCCATCAACTTCAAGCTGACTTCAACCCTCTGTCTCTGCTCACATCCtagcccccttttcctcctcatcCTACCATGCTTAGCTTCTCTCGACCTTTCCATTCTATTTCCTTCTTC from Bos mutus isolate GX-2022 chromosome 19, NWIPB_WYAK_1.1, whole genome shotgun sequence encodes:
- the CD300LF gene encoding CMRF35-like molecule 1 encodes the protein MHLPLLFCLFLRLSGSSAISGPRAVRGVEQGSLTVRCRYDPGYEHYVKWWCRGAAWNNCPFVIKTTGSEKEVKKGRVSIRDNWKDRSFTVTMEELRLDDSDTYWCGIERTGTDLGNPVEVTIDPAPTTVPTTPPTASTVNTKDNIHFSAATGHHSNDSDGLKLSVLLPLIFAVLLLLFMVASLVAWRMAKRPKKASGTSPVQVRESPGQK